Within the Metasolibacillus fluoroglycofenilyticus genome, the region ACGTATTTCAGGCTATATTAATTCATACGGCTTCCACGGTATTCATGGTCGTGCTTTACCAATTGCACAAGGCTTAAAAATGGCAAACAAAGATTTAAAAGTTATCGCATCAGGTGGTGACGGTGACGGCTTTGCAATTGGTATGGGACACACAATTCATGCAATTCGCCGCAATATTGATATAACGTATATCGTTATGGATAACCAAATTTATGGTTTAACGAAAGGTCAAACATCTCCACGTTCAGCGGCAGGATTTGTAACGAAATCAACGCCAGGTGGAGCGATTGAGCCATCATTAAAGCCGTTGGAAGTTGCTTTAACGAGCGGTGCGACATTTGTAGCACAAGGCTTCTCAACAGATATTAAAGAGCTAACAGCGTTAATTGAAGCGGGCTTAAATCATAAAGGTTTCTCATTTATTAACGTTTTCTCACCATGTGTGACTTATAATAAAGTAAACACATATGATTGGTTTAAAGAAAATTTAACAAAGCTTTCTGATATTGAAGACTATGACTACACAAACCGTTCATTAGCAATGCAAACAGTTATGGAAAAAGAGGGACTTGTGACAGGTATTATTTACCATGACCAAGAAACAACTTCTTATCAAGAAAAAGTAACAGGCTATTCAGAGCTACCGTTGACGGATATTGATATTAGCTTGTCAGAGGAGCAATTCAATAAGCTAGTGAAAGAATTTATGTAAGGGAGGTGTCCCACAAGCCGTGCAGTAGCCGACTTGTGGGACACTTTTTGATGTTACATTATAAGGAATAGCTAGATGAAATAGAGGGAAGTTTGTTTTAAAATGGGGTAAACATTGGATTTTGAGCTTGCTTTTGAGGTGGAGGGAGGATGCTCTGTGAAAAGTGCTATGAAAGAATTATTGTTTGTAATGGTGTTATCTTTTATTATATTTTTTAATCTTTATTTTGTTTTTGATAGAGATATAGAGAGTTCATTGATGTCTAGTGTAGCGTTTTCTGTAGTGTTTGGTTCATACCCTTTTGTAAAAAGAAAAATTGATGAGATGAGTAAGTGAAAATAAAGTCTTCCTTGCTTTTCTACTAAGCTAATCCTTTAGCAAAACACAATCGATAGGGTTTAGTAAGCGGGTAACTGCACCGCTACCCTCTATACAAAAACTTAACATTGCCTTTACATCGAATTTATACAATTCGTATATGCTTGTTTTAGATAGTAAAAAAGGAGCATATAAAATGAAATATGTTAAAGTAAAGGACAAGCTAATGTTATTAATGCTTGTTTGCGTTGTTTCAAATATTATTATTGCTATTTTTTGTATTGATTATTTGCGGAAAATGGAATGGCATGCTCAGCAAGTATATGAGCAAAAGGTGCAAGGAATGTATGTGTTAAAGTCGGCAGAAGCACTCACTATAGCAGGTCAAACAAAGGAAGCGCAGGCACTAATAAATGAGGCCCCTTATTTAGCATTTGATTCAAAAATGGATTTTTATTTAAAGCAGATGAAAACGGAAATAGATGAAGCCACTGTACAAGAGGTAATTGATTATGTACTTACTCGTACAGAGCAGCAAATCACGAATTATGAAAAGGACATACATAGAGGTTATTTCATTATTATATTTATTTCACTAACGATGGTGGTGCTCGTACTTATTTTAAGCTTTACTGCTTCAAGGTCTGTACGTAAGCCAACATCACAATTAAAAGATTTATTAAAGCGTGCGGAGCAAGGCGATTTTACACAAAAGGCAGTATATACATCGCGTGATGAGCTTGGGGAGCTGCTACTTTGCTATAATCAGATGGTCGAAGAAGTAAAGGGCTTATTAGAAGTAGTTAACAGCAGCGCAAGCTCTGTCGAAAAAGCAAACGAAAATATTCGTACAAGCTCGCAAACGATGACTGAATCTACTCAGCAAATGACCGAAAATACAGATGGCATAACGCACAGCATTATGGAATCAACAACACATTTAACATCAAACACGGCGATGATACAAGAGGTAGCAAGCAATATTACGACAATTACTAATCGCGTGCAAACAATGAAGGAAAATATTGTCGAGACGGTTAAGCAGGCGAGACAAGGTGAGCAAGAAATCGCAATGAATATGTCACAAATGCAAGTAATTGAACAGGCAATGGTTGAAACAGATGCGAAAATGCGCAAGCTTGAGCTGCAATCACAGGAAATTTCACAAGCTGTCGATATTATTCAAGCAATTGCTAATAATACGAGCTTGCTTGCTCTCAATGCCGCAATTGAAGCAGCACGAGCAGGCGAGGAAGGGAAAGGCTTTTCTGTTGTTGCAAATGAAGTTAAAAAACTGGCGCAGCAATCACTTGATTCAACAAAAATAATTACAGCAATTGTTAAAACGATACAGGAAGATACAAAAGATGCTGTAGGAATGATGGAAGTGGCAAATGAAGCCGTTCATTCAGGAATTCAAGTAACAACACAAACGGCTAATAATTTCCGAACAATCGCAGCGCGTATCGAGCATATTGAGCCACATATCGCAGATGTCTCTGCCACAATTGAAAAAATGTCACAATATGCTCAAAACGTAGCAGACCAATCAAGGGAGCTAACGCAAATATCTGAAGAAAATAGTGCGCAAGTGGAACAAATTGCCCAACAAACAGCACAACAGCTAGAAATTACAACAAATATGAATGAGCAAATTAAGCAAATTTCTAGAAATACACGCTCCTTATCGCATGCACTAAACAAATTCATTGTATAATAAAAGCTATAGCAATGAATTGAGGTGTGATGGAATTGACGAACGTTATAGATTTTATTACAAGGTACGAGCAAAAGGAATTGACCCAATTACAGCGTTCAGTGGAAGGCAGCTATTATAAGGCACAGCAATTAGAACGTTTAATCAATAAGCAGCAGCTCCAAGTCAAGGACCACACATTATTTTTAGGCTTTTTAGTTTACTTGCAGGAGCGGGGCATTGATGCACTAACCATTTTTAAAGATGTCTTTTCAATGTCACGCTACAAATTTGAGCATCATTATAATATGAAATGGTGGTCAGTTGCCCAACTCGGCTTTACATTTTTAGCGATTTTAAAGGACAACAAACCACAGGAATACAAGCGTTTTTGGGGGAACGAGGAATAAACCCAAGAAACGGAGTTGTGCGAAAGGTCCATTTTGTTTTGACACCGCATTGAAATAAATGTTTTCATCGCTTCCCCTTTACTGAATCTCTTGCCGTTTGTGTAGCTTCCTTGTCAGTAATATGAACAAAGTCTGCAATTAAATTTTTATCTAATAGTGGCAAGTCCATTAAATAGCCACCGCCTTGGATTTTGTGATTTTGATTCGTTAATGGCCTGCCAGAATAAAACGCTGCGGAATCGGATTCTACTAAATAGCAACGAATATTTTAAAGTGAAAATTCGATTATTTTTGACGGAGCTAGCCAACATATATAGGAATAATGGAAAAGACACTGTAAAATGCACTGTTTTAATACATTATGCGTAGTGTATAAACCAAAAAATTCACACAAAGTCCTTAACAATTGAAGCCTGAATAGTGTTCTTTCTTAGGAAATTCGCTATAATAGTGTAATGGATATTCGTATGCACGAAATCAATTGAAAGGAGTATATGGGCTCGATGAATGAGGAACAACGATTAGCAGGCAAACAAGTAAATCAACCAAAGCCTGCTGCTGAAAAGGATTATAGCAAATATTTTGAAAAAGTATTCACAGCTCCTTCTTTAAAAGATGCGAAAAAGCGTGGTAAAGAAGAGATAAAATATCATAAGGATTTTACGATTGACGAGCAGTTTTTAAATATGGGTCATGGGCGCAAATTTTATATTCGCACATATGGCTGTCAAATGAACGAGCACGATACAGAAGTAATGGCAGGTATTTTCATGCAACTTGGCTACGAGCCGACAGAGAACATTGAAGAAGCTGATGTCGTATTATTAAACACTTGTGCGATTCGTGAAAATGCAGAAAATAAAGTGTTTGGTGAGCTTGGCTTCTTAATGAAATACAAGCGCCGCAATCCAGAAATGCTAATCGGCGTGTGTGGCTGTATGTCACAGGAGGAATCGGTTGTTAATAAGATTTTAACGACGTATCAACATGTGGATATGGTATTCGGTACGCATAATATCCATCGACTACCAAATATTTTAACAGAAGCGTATATGTCGAAGGAAATGGTCATTGAAGTTTGGTCAAAGGAAGGCGATGTAATCGAAAACTTACCGAAGCAGCGCCTTGGTTCGATTAAAGCATGGGTTAATATTATGTATGGCTGTGATAAATTTTGTACGTACTGTATCGTACCATACACACGCGGGAAAGAGCGCTCTCGTCGACCAGAAGAAATTATTGCAGAAGTGCGTGAATTAGCAGCAAGTGGCTATAAAGAAATTATGCTACTCGGTCAAAATGTCAATGCCTACGGTAAAGATTTCACAGATATTGACTACCGTCTAGGTGATTTGATGGACGAGCTGCGGAAAATTGATATTCCACGCATTCGCTTTACGACAAGCCATCCACGTGATTTCGATGATTATTTAATCGAAGTT harbors:
- a CDS encoding 2-oxoacid:ferredoxin oxidoreductase subunit beta; the protein is MATFKDFRNSVKPNWCPGCGDFSVQAAIQRAAANVGYEPHELAVISGIGCSGRISGYINSYGFHGIHGRALPIAQGLKMANKDLKVIASGGDGDGFAIGMGHTIHAIRRNIDITYIVMDNQIYGLTKGQTSPRSAAGFVTKSTPGGAIEPSLKPLEVALTSGATFVAQGFSTDIKELTALIEAGLNHKGFSFINVFSPCVTYNKVNTYDWFKENLTKLSDIEDYDYTNRSLAMQTVMEKEGLVTGIIYHDQETTSYQEKVTGYSELPLTDIDISLSEEQFNKLVKEFM
- a CDS encoding methyl-accepting chemotaxis protein; this encodes MKYVKVKDKLMLLMLVCVVSNIIIAIFCIDYLRKMEWHAQQVYEQKVQGMYVLKSAEALTIAGQTKEAQALINEAPYLAFDSKMDFYLKQMKTEIDEATVQEVIDYVLTRTEQQITNYEKDIHRGYFIIIFISLTMVVLVLILSFTASRSVRKPTSQLKDLLKRAEQGDFTQKAVYTSRDELGELLLCYNQMVEEVKGLLEVVNSSASSVEKANENIRTSSQTMTESTQQMTENTDGITHSIMESTTHLTSNTAMIQEVASNITTITNRVQTMKENIVETVKQARQGEQEIAMNMSQMQVIEQAMVETDAKMRKLELQSQEISQAVDIIQAIANNTSLLALNAAIEAARAGEEGKGFSVVANEVKKLAQQSLDSTKIITAIVKTIQEDTKDAVGMMEVANEAVHSGIQVTTQTANNFRTIAARIEHIEPHIADVSATIEKMSQYAQNVADQSRELTQISEENSAQVEQIAQQTAQQLEITTNMNEQIKQISRNTRSLSHALNKFIV
- the miaB gene encoding tRNA (N6-isopentenyl adenosine(37)-C2)-methylthiotransferase MiaB, with translation MNEEQRLAGKQVNQPKPAAEKDYSKYFEKVFTAPSLKDAKKRGKEEIKYHKDFTIDEQFLNMGHGRKFYIRTYGCQMNEHDTEVMAGIFMQLGYEPTENIEEADVVLLNTCAIRENAENKVFGELGFLMKYKRRNPEMLIGVCGCMSQEESVVNKILTTYQHVDMVFGTHNIHRLPNILTEAYMSKEMVIEVWSKEGDVIENLPKQRLGSIKAWVNIMYGCDKFCTYCIVPYTRGKERSRRPEEIIAEVRELAASGYKEIMLLGQNVNAYGKDFTDIDYRLGDLMDELRKIDIPRIRFTTSHPRDFDDYLIEVLAKGGNLVEHIHLPVQSGSNEILKIMARKYTREHFLDLVRKIKEAMPDVALSTDIIVGYPNETEEQFQETLDLYREVGFEMAYTYIYSPREGTPAAKMVDNVPMEVKKQRLQRLNAIVEEFSSAALQKLEGEFVEVLVEGSSKKRDDVLAGYTRKNKLVNFEGPMDLVGQLVKVKIMEAKSYSLRGEFVEIVKRHEVHS